A stretch of the Ignavibacteriales bacterium genome encodes the following:
- a CDS encoding GIY-YIG nuclease family protein, with the protein MAEITSRTIQIVLVPRAHLAIASERPELSNVGIYFLVGPPDQEGIPQVYVGEAEDCLQRIKQHNKQKDFWQTALVCISRTQYFTKSHVKYLEWHSHQTISAAGRFRLENPTVPTCPYVSETMKADLHDNFDTIHILLSALGFPLFDELQKPSKKDLLYCRGKDAEAAGEYSGDGFVVFEGSTANLEESNSAKASWVEHLRQSLIQSGCMVAEENIYRFSRNYVFSSPSAAAVSILGRYANGWTEWKYADGRTLDEVKRRSDEPMT; encoded by the coding sequence TTGGCTGAAATTACCAGCCGAACGATCCAAATTGTCCTTGTGCCGCGTGCCCATCTCGCTATCGCAAGCGAGAGGCCCGAATTGTCAAACGTTGGGATCTATTTTCTTGTTGGCCCACCTGATCAAGAAGGCATTCCACAAGTTTATGTTGGCGAAGCGGAAGACTGTCTTCAAAGGATAAAGCAACACAACAAGCAGAAGGACTTCTGGCAAACCGCCCTTGTTTGCATCTCCCGCACACAGTACTTCACGAAATCTCATGTTAAGTATCTTGAATGGCATTCTCACCAGACCATCTCAGCAGCGGGACGTTTCCGCCTCGAAAACCCCACCGTTCCGACATGCCCATATGTCTCTGAAACGATGAAGGCGGATCTCCACGACAATTTTGATACAATTCACATACTTCTTTCTGCGCTTGGCTTTCCCCTGTTCGACGAGTTACAGAAGCCCTCGAAAAAGGATCTACTATACTGCCGCGGAAAGGACGCTGAAGCTGCAGGTGAATATTCGGGGGACGGGTTTGTCGTGTTTGAAGGCTCAACTGCCAATTTGGAAGAGTCAAATTCAGCAAAGGCCTCCTGGGTTGAGCACCTCCGACAATCTCTTATACAATCCGGTTGTATGGTAGCAGAAGAAAATATCTACCGCTTTTCGAGAAATTATGTGTTTTCTTCGCCCAGTGCCGCAGCTGTGAGTATCCTCGGCCGATATGCAAATGGTTGGACTGAATGGAAATATGCCGACGGAAGAACATTGGACGAAGTCAAGAGACGAAGTGACGAGCCAATGACATAG
- a CDS encoding DUF5686 family protein: MTTRLHHSFLLLFLIVNTSSSQVVTISGTVRDGMTQTSLPSANVRVVGTSKGTVSNAVGVYRLSLEQGDYTIITSFIGYHSDTLRVSLDRSIEYNPRLQPTAIEMAEVVITSEDPAMAIMRKVIEYKKRWSETLKSYEFDAFTRMAMRRETSIAMIMESYTTGYWQKGDTLREVVKQKRRTENIPGFGNLAVGGSVVNFYDDDVFFVGYRFVGPTSPEAFDYYDFKLEKTRTRDDKPVYTIRISPKSHIAPLFRGKIDVIGDTYALVGVDIAPNEAFTIPFVSGLDIRYSQQFGLYESRYWMPMDIRLTGGFEISLAGFSFPKIVVEQASVLYDYRINKVLADSIFRMKRITELPTAKTFDSLFWAQHDVLPLTHEEQHAYKTLDSTQTLDKQFKPSGPLADLTGPAFGFLSYINIRYNRAEGLFLGGQYSRDSLFVSSLMLSGSAGYGFSDKKAKFSFGASVFLDAARRWKIGAEGYEGIAHIPDAGYYPSFAIALASVLNKRDYRDYYYVKGWRAFAESKPLRRLSLVLECKNEDESTAFKTTDFSLFQKNEPFRPNPPIQDGTMRSLDFRVRYGDDPVPFGLVVTNSAEVELEHSNRDLLASSFDFTRAVFRGEARINTYSARLLFPPTLNLKLSAGIETGSVPPQRIFSLESRYDGIGPLGVLRGGGVKEFSGQRFVAFTIEHNFRSTPFLILNIPYLYRNSIEVTLYGTAAKTWTSEALPFGVTTNGWYTEAGIGISRILTLFRFDFTYRFAQPRGLFVSVGVAQLI, encoded by the coding sequence ATGACGACTCGGCTTCACCATTCTTTTCTTTTGTTGTTCTTGATTGTCAACACTTCCTCATCCCAGGTCGTGACGATCTCCGGGACTGTCCGCGACGGAATGACGCAAACGTCCCTTCCTTCCGCGAATGTACGTGTTGTGGGAACTTCGAAGGGGACGGTCTCGAACGCCGTGGGAGTCTACAGGCTCTCCCTCGAACAGGGCGACTATACGATCATTACCAGTTTCATTGGCTATCACTCAGACACGCTGAGGGTTTCGCTCGATCGCTCGATCGAATACAATCCGCGCCTGCAGCCGACGGCCATTGAGATGGCAGAAGTGGTGATCACGAGTGAAGATCCCGCGATGGCGATCATGCGCAAGGTCATCGAGTACAAGAAGCGGTGGTCTGAGACGCTGAAGTCATACGAGTTCGACGCCTTCACGCGGATGGCCATGCGGAGGGAGACCAGTATCGCGATGATCATGGAATCCTATACGACCGGTTACTGGCAGAAAGGGGACACGCTCAGGGAGGTGGTGAAGCAGAAACGCCGGACAGAGAACATTCCAGGATTCGGCAATCTCGCCGTCGGAGGTTCTGTGGTCAATTTCTATGATGACGACGTCTTCTTTGTCGGATACAGGTTTGTAGGTCCCACGTCGCCCGAGGCGTTTGATTACTACGATTTCAAGCTTGAAAAGACCAGGACCCGCGACGACAAACCCGTCTATACCATCAGGATCAGTCCCAAATCGCACATCGCTCCCCTGTTCAGAGGCAAGATTGACGTCATCGGCGACACGTACGCTCTTGTCGGAGTCGATATCGCTCCGAACGAAGCGTTCACGATTCCGTTCGTTTCCGGATTGGATATCCGCTACTCGCAGCAATTTGGCCTCTACGAAAGCCGGTATTGGATGCCGATGGACATCCGTTTGACGGGGGGATTTGAAATCAGCCTGGCGGGATTCTCGTTCCCCAAAATTGTCGTTGAGCAAGCCTCGGTGCTGTATGATTACCGGATCAACAAAGTCCTGGCCGATTCGATATTCAGGATGAAGCGCATCACTGAACTGCCGACGGCAAAGACCTTTGATTCGTTGTTCTGGGCCCAGCACGACGTGCTGCCGCTGACGCACGAAGAGCAGCATGCCTACAAGACTCTCGACAGCACGCAGACACTTGACAAGCAATTCAAACCATCGGGTCCGCTGGCCGATCTTACGGGGCCGGCATTCGGATTTCTGAGCTATATCAATATCCGCTACAACCGCGCTGAGGGACTGTTTCTCGGGGGACAATATTCCCGTGACAGCCTCTTCGTCAGCAGCCTCATGCTCTCCGGCTCGGCGGGCTACGGATTCTCGGACAAGAAAGCGAAATTCAGTTTTGGTGCTTCGGTATTTCTCGACGCCGCTCGCAGGTGGAAAATTGGGGCTGAAGGGTATGAGGGGATCGCTCATATTCCGGACGCCGGGTACTATCCGTCTTTCGCTATCGCCCTCGCATCAGTGCTGAATAAGCGGGACTACCGGGACTACTACTACGTTAAAGGCTGGCGTGCGTTCGCTGAGTCGAAGCCACTCAGGAGACTCTCGCTCGTGCTGGAATGCAAGAACGAGGACGAATCGACCGCATTCAAGACAACCGATTTCAGTCTCTTTCAGAAGAACGAACCGTTCCGCCCGAATCCGCCTATTCAGGATGGAACCATGCGGAGCCTCGATTTCAGGGTCCGCTATGGAGACGACCCTGTTCCGTTTGGACTCGTCGTCACGAATTCCGCTGAAGTGGAATTGGAACACTCCAACCGGGATTTGCTAGCGAGTTCGTTCGACTTCACAAGGGCGGTTTTTCGTGGAGAAGCGCGGATCAATACCTATTCAGCCCGGTTATTGTTTCCTCCAACCTTGAATCTCAAGCTGTCTGCCGGGATTGAGACGGGGTCCGTCCCTCCGCAGCGGATATTCAGCCTCGAGTCGCGCTATGATGGAATTGGCCCCCTGGGTGTCCTCCGCGGAGGGGGAGTGAAGGAGTTCTCCGGCCAACGATTTGTCGCGTTCACGATCGAGCACAACTTCCGAAGCACGCCATTTCTCATCCTTAACATCCCTTACCTTTACAGGAACAGCATCGAGGTGACTCTCTACGGGACGGCCGCGAAGACGTGGACCTCGGAGGCGCTTCCATTCGGTGTGACAACAAACGGTTGGTACACCGAAGCTGGGATCGGCATCAGCCGTATCCTGACTTTGTTTCGGTTCGATTTCACGTACCGCTTCGCTCAGCCACGCGGCCTTTTCGTGTCAGTTGGTGTCGCCCAGCTTATCTAG
- a CDS encoding serine hydrolase, whose amino-acid sequence MTRPCVMLSLTVVVLVLACTSIAVAQNEPFTGLNNYVSKAMKEWDTPGLALAIVRNDSVIFMRGYGVKKMGENDPVTPRTIFAIASTTKAMTAACVGMLVDSAKIKWDDPVTKFLPWFQLSDPYVTRELTVRDLLCHRSGLERGDNLWYFSPYSREEVLRRVRFLKPAWSFRSRYGYQNIMFVAAGQIIPSVTNMTWDDFVAQRLFTPLGMTRTNTSVKYLSCMDDVATPHEKIDEKMQPVVWPNFDNVGSAGAVNSCVQDMAQWVRLNLNGGVYKGKRLISADVIKEMQTPQTIIRIDSLDQALRPSNHFAAYGFGWTLRDYLGRKLIQHDGALDGMRARVVFVPEEKLGFVILMNSQNTNLHASIAYRILDHYLGGATRDWSSELLKIVKDQEEKDKAEEKKTIDGRVKGTKPSLALEEYAGTYDNEMYGPVTVKVDSGKLAMDFYPTYSGKSEHWHFDTFQVRWNDRSLDKDMITFVLGPDGKAAELRWQGFTTFKKTK is encoded by the coding sequence ATGACCCGCCCCTGCGTCATGCTGTCTCTCACAGTTGTTGTTCTTGTGCTCGCATGCACCAGCATCGCCGTTGCGCAGAATGAACCCTTCACCGGTTTGAACAATTACGTCTCCAAGGCAATGAAGGAGTGGGACACACCGGGGCTCGCGCTTGCGATCGTCAGGAATGATTCCGTCATATTCATGAGGGGTTATGGAGTGAAGAAGATGGGGGAGAACGATCCCGTGACGCCGAGAACGATCTTCGCGATCGCCTCCACCACCAAGGCGATGACGGCGGCATGCGTGGGCATGCTTGTGGACAGCGCGAAAATCAAATGGGACGACCCGGTTACCAAGTTTCTCCCATGGTTTCAACTATCCGACCCGTATGTCACGCGCGAGCTGACGGTGCGGGACCTCCTCTGTCACCGAAGCGGCCTCGAACGGGGAGACAATCTGTGGTATTTCTCTCCCTATAGCCGCGAGGAAGTGCTTCGCCGCGTTCGATTCCTGAAACCTGCGTGGAGCTTCAGGAGCAGATACGGGTATCAGAACATCATGTTTGTCGCCGCCGGACAGATCATCCCTTCGGTGACAAATATGACGTGGGACGATTTCGTCGCTCAACGGTTGTTCACGCCGCTTGGCATGACAAGGACGAATACGAGTGTCAAATATCTTTCTTGCATGGATGACGTGGCGACGCCGCATGAGAAGATCGATGAAAAGATGCAGCCTGTCGTCTGGCCCAACTTCGATAACGTCGGGTCCGCCGGGGCAGTCAACTCCTGTGTGCAGGACATGGCGCAATGGGTTCGACTCAACCTGAATGGCGGGGTCTACAAAGGGAAGCGGCTCATCAGCGCAGACGTCATCAAGGAGATGCAGACGCCTCAAACCATCATCCGCATCGACTCGCTTGATCAGGCCCTCCGTCCTTCGAATCATTTTGCCGCGTATGGTTTTGGGTGGACCTTGCGGGACTATCTTGGACGTAAACTCATCCAGCACGACGGTGCCCTCGACGGCATGCGGGCCCGCGTGGTGTTTGTGCCGGAAGAGAAGCTTGGGTTCGTCATTCTCATGAACTCTCAAAACACCAATCTCCATGCCTCGATCGCGTACCGGATTCTCGACCACTATCTCGGAGGAGCAACGCGCGATTGGAGCAGCGAGTTGCTGAAAATTGTAAAGGACCAGGAAGAAAAGGACAAGGCAGAGGAAAAGAAGACCATCGACGGCAGAGTGAAAGGGACCAAACCATCGCTGGCGCTGGAAGAGTACGCAGGGACGTACGACAACGAGATGTATGGGCCAGTCACGGTCAAGGTGGACAGCGGCAAGCTTGCGATGGACTTCTATCCCACTTATTCCGGCAAATCGGAGCATTGGCACTTTGACACGTTTCAGGTGCGTTGGAACGACCGGTCCCTGGACAAAGACATGATTACGTTTGTTCTCGGACCTGACGGCAAGGCGGCTGAATTGCGCTGGCAGGGGTTCACAACATTCAAGAAAACCAAATAG
- a CDS encoding L-threonylcarbamoyladenylate synthase, translating to MTETRILPVSSRAPDPDVIAQAAGVLRQGGLVAFPTETVYGLGADVLSADAVRKVFSVKGRPPDNPLIVHVAGTKMLDDVVDEIPDKGKMLGEAFWPGPLTLVMKRTILVSDLVTAGLDTVAVRMPDHPVALALIRAFGEGIVGPSANLSGKPSPTTAQHVYDDLRGQIELILDAGQTTIGVESTVVDVTVDPPVILRLGGLTRERIEEVIGPVETDTTGERSKRSPGSRHRHYAPKAKVLLVRQDDQAAFAAILQEQRQAGKQVGCIVHSALLAKLESGESYRVLPSSIDIFARYLFRTLRELDAMHVDVIVIEGVHEDGLGATVMDRLRRAEQG from the coding sequence GTGACTGAAACAAGAATCCTTCCCGTCTCTTCCCGTGCTCCCGATCCTGATGTGATCGCGCAGGCAGCCGGCGTTCTTCGCCAGGGGGGGCTCGTGGCATTTCCTACAGAGACCGTGTACGGTCTCGGGGCGGATGTGCTCAGCGCCGACGCGGTGAGGAAGGTGTTTTCCGTCAAGGGTCGCCCGCCCGACAATCCGCTGATTGTTCATGTGGCAGGGACCAAGATGCTCGACGACGTCGTCGATGAAATCCCTGACAAGGGGAAGATGCTCGGGGAAGCGTTCTGGCCGGGTCCGCTGACGCTCGTTATGAAGCGCACGATCCTCGTCTCCGATCTCGTTACAGCCGGACTCGACACGGTAGCCGTGCGTATGCCCGATCATCCGGTGGCGCTGGCCCTGATTCGGGCGTTCGGTGAGGGGATCGTCGGTCCGAGTGCCAACCTCTCAGGAAAACCGAGCCCTACCACTGCACAGCACGTCTATGATGATTTGCGCGGGCAAATCGAGTTGATCCTCGATGCCGGTCAGACCACGATCGGTGTTGAATCAACAGTGGTCGATGTGACCGTAGATCCGCCGGTCATTCTTAGATTAGGCGGCTTGACGAGGGAGCGGATCGAAGAGGTGATCGGACCAGTCGAGACTGACACAACCGGAGAGCGCTCCAAGCGATCCCCGGGGAGTCGTCACCGCCACTATGCCCCCAAAGCGAAGGTTCTTCTGGTGCGCCAGGACGACCAGGCCGCATTTGCCGCAATTTTGCAGGAACAACGCCAGGCGGGAAAGCAGGTCGGCTGTATCGTCCATTCTGCTCTCCTCGCGAAATTGGAATCGGGCGAGTCCTATCGTGTTCTCCCCTCATCCATCGACATCTTTGCCCGGTACTTGTTCCGTACGCTTCGAGAGCTTGATGCGATGCATGTGGATGTCATCGTCATTGAAGGTGTTCACGAAGATGGCCTTGGTGCCACCGTGATGGATCGGCTGCGCCGCGCTGAACAAGGATAA